In Pseudomonadota bacterium, a single window of DNA contains:
- a CDS encoding TRAM domain-containing protein, giving the protein MEILIQLVLVAVTTVSSHFIVKEIFGSNLLGLIGAICGLAIGYLIIKAEEKLKDIPLKTIIGSMTGLVLSLLIANLFISRLLLAIIKDVPITLPIYVLIYFVMGYLGFRIGAKKTQTLDLSKLPLFEKMEDAENVKIVDTSAIIDGRIADACETGFVEGTFIIPQFVLYEVQHIADNQEPMKRTRGRRGLDVIHRLQKQNFVKIKIVDYDFPKLKDVDTKLIALAKKLNGKILTNDYNLNKVAELQGVEVLNVNLLATSLKPAILPGEHMNTRIMKEGKEQGQGIGYLDDGTMVVVDDAKKLLGKAVDVVVTSVLQTTSGRMIFAKLKEQAEREFYFPDEYKLEEQVR; this is encoded by the coding sequence GTGGAAATACTCATTCAACTTGTATTGGTAGCGGTAACCACCGTATCAAGTCATTTCATCGTAAAAGAGATTTTCGGAAGTAACTTATTGGGTCTGATTGGCGCCATCTGCGGCCTTGCCATCGGTTACCTTATCATTAAGGCAGAAGAAAAGCTCAAGGACATCCCCCTCAAGACAATCATTGGAAGCATGACAGGCCTCGTTCTGAGCTTGCTCATCGCAAATCTTTTTATTTCAAGGCTCCTCTTGGCAATTATAAAAGACGTACCTATCACACTACCCATTTATGTGCTCATTTATTTCGTTATGGGGTATCTCGGCTTCAGGATCGGGGCAAAGAAAACCCAGACGCTTGACCTTTCAAAGCTCCCTTTATTTGAAAAGATGGAAGATGCTGAGAATGTTAAAATAGTAGATACAAGCGCTATCATTGACGGCAGAATTGCTGATGCATGCGAGACAGGGTTCGTGGAAGGGACATTTATTATCCCTCAGTTTGTTCTTTATGAGGTCCAGCATATTGCGGACAACCAGGAACCGATGAAAAGAACAAGGGGAAGAAGGGGTCTTGATGTGATCCACAGACTGCAGAAACAGAACTTTGTTAAAATAAAAATAGTAGATTATGATTTTCCAAAACTGAAAGATGTGGATACAAAGCTTATTGCACTTGCAAAAAAATTAAACGGCAAGATACTGACCAACGACTATAACCTCAACAAGGTAGCAGAGCTTCAGGGCGTGGAAGTATTGAATGTGAACCTGTTGGCAACATCATTGAAACCAGCCATACTTCCCGGGGAACACATGAATACCCGCATTATGAAAGAAGGTAAGGAGCAAGGACAGGGCATAGGGTATCTTGACGATGGAACGATGGTTGTTGTCGATGATGCCAAGAAGCTACTCGGCAAGGCTGTCGACGTGGTTGTAACGAGTGTTTTACAGACCACATCAGGCAGAATGATATTCGCAAAACTCAAAGAACAGGCCGAACGGGAGTTCTATTTCCCTGACGAATACAAACTGGAAGAACAGGTGAGATAA
- a CDS encoding CarD family transcriptional regulator, with product MFEIGKVAVYPGHGVGKIESIEEKEFSGMKQAFYIMRILDTDMTIMVPVDGMNTAGLRCVIDSGEVSRVYEILKDRNVVHDNAPWNRRYKEYMERIKSGSIFEVAMVLRELYSLKVWKELSFGEKKMFEIARNLIKKELSIALDKQEDEIEGEIEGIFSKNYKD from the coding sequence ATGTTCGAAATAGGAAAAGTGGCTGTTTATCCAGGCCATGGTGTCGGGAAGATAGAGTCGATTGAGGAAAAAGAATTTTCAGGCATGAAACAGGCTTTTTACATCATGAGAATCCTTGATACTGACATGACAATCATGGTTCCGGTAGATGGAATGAACACCGCAGGGCTCCGGTGTGTAATCGACTCGGGGGAGGTAAGCAGGGTCTATGAGATATTAAAGGACAGGAATGTGGTGCACGATAATGCGCCATGGAACAGACGGTACAAGGAATACATGGAGCGGATCAAGAGCGGTTCAATCTTCGAGGTTGCAATGGTGCTCAGGGAACTCTACAGCCTGAAAGTATGGAAAGAACTCTCCTTTGGTGAGAAAAAAATGTTTGAAATTGCAAGAAACTTAATTAAAAAAGAGTTGTCCATTGCCTTGGATAAACAGGAAGATGAGATTGAGGGAGAGATAGAAGGTATTTTCTCTAAAAATTATAAGGATTAG
- a CDS encoding AAA family ATPase has translation MKFKRLELFGFKSFLNRTVFQFNDGITSIVGPNGCGKSNIVDAIVWALGERGTKSLRVKDMGDVIFHGSNGRRPVNIAEVSIELADLDKEYVIKRRIYRDGLNEYSLNGNQVRLKDIQDFLLGTGIGLNSYAIVEQGRIEHFIQMKPHERRVVIEETSGITRFEEKKREAITRLEEVRGNLERVEDIYSEVVKSLEKAGIEWNRWKTYKLLIDKNSEIESWILIDGYVKLTKRMAKMQERQVDLDKEIAARENEKNVLKSELETKEKEFSLTDSILRQLEVDIKGKEKDMESKLLEVDYLNRDRKRLEDEVNGLINSRKEIGANIEKCKVEIEAIKGEAEAITVSLKEGEGRADHLTKTIDEFKNTREAHEKSVEEERVKLFVTMSTITDIKNSISDIERMAKEKEKREAKRIEEKEKLAQRLGVLEAKHKEFEGRLESDTRTREAITLKEQEASQQKENLAGSIAKVKGVIEALKGEKRGKEEFLKQMSSLQETKKEGPPDTKKLIDMIRVDEGKEKALERFFYREMDYYVLSEGDTKSISEKIKQYNENYIFFPEKGMARLSDNEVAIDVKWIAGVEDALERIGKGEEGIFLNEDLYIDSRGFILQERAAKKIDIKQFKERKRAERELKAIEVEFNEHVSSLKTIEMEFIRSSDMHKKIRFELERKEESIKGIEKEMAVLDAGIRTAGERFHELDTRIDFSEDAPPRAADDLLLEKERHERTKDTVEGRIKSLKETLDRIKKEHESVSSQWHEVSINNERKRNRIRALHEDIERKELFIANLIEDGNTRWQRIEAQKNDMIERIKKIEIVEKDYDGLKTTSEKHIKRYEELKAVSGTLHMEKHVLEEKMEGISKEIDRIRNRKENIEKELAILNEKQDAISDRLQTTHGINRPEHVKVPLSMDLEKEKEVLDKEISDLGEVNFRAEKEYEELKDRASFLEKQKEDLKNAMDSLKKTIIKIDNLSKEIFSDTFDMVNDAFKRFTGMLFKGGKGYLALNQDNIGVEIYMQPPGKRVARMELLSGGEKALVSLGFLLALMDTKPSPFSLMDEIDAPLDDANLMSLMEIIQTISNKTQIIFITHNRITMESSHTIYGITMEDEGISKVVSVRL, from the coding sequence ATGAAATTTAAAAGGCTTGAGCTTTTTGGTTTTAAATCCTTTCTGAACAGAACAGTCTTCCAGTTCAATGACGGCATTACCTCAATCGTGGGGCCTAATGGCTGCGGCAAGAGCAATATTGTTGACGCCATTGTCTGGGCCTTAGGTGAAAGGGGCACAAAATCCCTGAGGGTTAAGGACATGGGGGATGTCATCTTCCACGGGAGCAATGGGAGGCGGCCTGTAAACATCGCTGAAGTGAGCATAGAGCTCGCAGACCTGGACAAAGAATACGTAATCAAAAGGAGAATTTACAGGGACGGCCTCAATGAGTATTCATTAAACGGTAACCAGGTAAGACTTAAAGATATACAGGATTTTTTACTCGGCACAGGTATCGGATTAAATTCTTACGCCATCGTGGAACAGGGCAGAATAGAACACTTTATACAGATGAAGCCCCACGAGAGAAGGGTTGTTATAGAAGAGACCAGCGGCATTACACGTTTCGAAGAAAAAAAGAGGGAAGCCATTACAAGGCTGGAAGAGGTAAGGGGAAACCTGGAGAGGGTTGAAGATATCTATAGTGAAGTGGTGAAATCCCTCGAAAAGGCAGGGATCGAATGGAACAGGTGGAAGACATATAAACTGCTCATTGACAAAAACTCTGAAATTGAATCCTGGATACTTATTGATGGTTACGTGAAATTGACAAAAAGAATGGCAAAAATGCAGGAACGACAGGTAGACCTCGATAAGGAAATCGCTGCAAGGGAAAATGAGAAAAATGTTTTAAAAAGTGAACTTGAGACCAAAGAAAAGGAATTTTCACTCACCGACAGCATTTTAAGGCAACTCGAGGTTGACATAAAAGGCAAAGAAAAGGATATGGAGAGCAAGCTCCTTGAGGTCGACTATCTCAATAGAGACAGGAAAAGGTTGGAGGATGAGGTGAATGGACTCATCAACAGCAGGAAGGAGATAGGGGCTAATATCGAGAAATGCAAAGTGGAAATAGAGGCAATTAAAGGGGAGGCAGAGGCGATTACTGTCTCATTAAAAGAGGGCGAAGGCAGGGCGGACCATCTGACAAAAACCATTGACGAATTTAAAAACACCAGAGAGGCACACGAAAAAAGCGTTGAAGAGGAGAGGGTCAAACTGTTCGTTACTATGAGCACGATCACCGACATAAAAAATTCTATTTCTGATATCGAAAGAATGGCCAAGGAAAAGGAGAAAAGAGAGGCCAAGAGGATTGAAGAAAAAGAGAAACTCGCACAAAGACTGGGCGTTTTAGAGGCAAAGCATAAGGAATTCGAAGGCAGGCTTGAAAGTGATACACGTACAAGAGAAGCCATTACACTTAAAGAGCAGGAAGCATCACAGCAGAAGGAAAACCTCGCAGGCTCAATCGCAAAGGTAAAGGGTGTCATAGAGGCACTGAAAGGGGAAAAGCGGGGGAAGGAAGAGTTCTTGAAACAGATGAGCAGCTTACAGGAGACGAAAAAGGAAGGCCCGCCTGACACAAAAAAACTGATTGACATGATACGTGTTGATGAAGGGAAAGAAAAGGCCCTGGAGAGGTTTTTTTACAGAGAAATGGATTATTATGTGTTGTCCGAAGGGGATACAAAATCTATTTCCGAAAAGATAAAGCAGTATAACGAAAATTATATATTCTTCCCTGAAAAAGGTATGGCAAGACTCAGCGATAATGAGGTTGCTATCGATGTGAAGTGGATTGCCGGTGTAGAAGATGCCCTTGAGAGAATAGGGAAGGGAGAGGAAGGGATATTCCTCAATGAAGACCTTTATATAGATTCAAGGGGATTTATATTGCAGGAAAGGGCAGCAAAAAAGATCGATATAAAGCAATTCAAAGAGCGTAAACGCGCTGAGAGAGAATTAAAGGCAATAGAGGTAGAGTTCAATGAACATGTATCTTCTCTTAAGACAATCGAGATGGAATTCATCCGTTCAAGCGACATGCATAAAAAAATACGATTTGAACTGGAGAGAAAAGAGGAGTCCATAAAGGGCATCGAAAAAGAGATGGCCGTTCTGGATGCCGGGATAAGGACGGCAGGGGAGAGATTCCACGAGCTGGACACAAGGATCGATTTTTCTGAGGATGCTCCTCCCCGGGCAGCAGATGATCTCCTCCTGGAAAAAGAAAGGCATGAGAGGACGAAAGATACAGTGGAAGGCAGGATAAAATCCCTTAAAGAAACCCTCGACAGGATAAAAAAGGAGCATGAAAGCGTATCCTCGCAATGGCATGAGGTATCGATCAATAATGAACGGAAAAGAAACCGGATCAGGGCACTCCATGAAGACATAGAGAGGAAGGAGTTGTTCATAGCAAACCTTATTGAAGACGGTAACACACGGTGGCAAAGGATAGAAGCCCAGAAGAATGACATGATTGAACGTATAAAAAAGATAGAAATAGTAGAGAAAGACTATGATGGGTTGAAAACAACATCTGAGAAGCATATAAAGAGATACGAAGAACTGAAGGCTGTATCGGGCACCCTTCATATGGAGAAACATGTTCTTGAGGAAAAGATGGAAGGTATTTCCAAAGAGATTGACAGGATACGGAACAGGAAGGAAAATATTGAAAAGGAATTGGCTATTTTAAACGAAAAGCAGGATGCTATTTCTGACAGGCTTCAGACAACACACGGCATTAATCGGCCCGAGCATGTCAAGGTTCCCCTGAGTATGGACCTGGAAAAAGAGAAAGAAGTCCTGGATAAAGAAATTTCTGACCTCGGAGAGGTAAACTTTCGGGCTGAAAAAGAATATGAGGAATTGAAGGATAGGGCATCATTTCTCGAGAAGCAGAAGGAAGACCTTAAAAATGCAATGGATTCACTAAAAAAAACCATAATAAAAATAGATAACCTGTCCAAAGAGATATTTTCTGATACCTTCGATATGGTCAACGATGCATTTAAGCGCTTTACCGGCATGTTGTTCAAAGGGGGTAAGGGTTATCTCGCCCTCAACCAGGACAATATCGGGGTGGAAATATATATGCAGCCACCTGGTAAAAGGGTTGCCCGGATGGAGCTTTTGTCCGGCGGTGAAAAAGCCCTCGTTTCTCTCGGATTTTTGCTTGCCCTCATGGATACAAAACCGTCTCCTTTTTCACTCATGGATGAGATCGACGCACCCCTTGACGATGCCAACCTCATGTCATTAATGGAAATTATCCAGACGATCAGTAACAAAACCCAGATAATCTTCATAACCCACAACAGGATCACCATGGAATCCTCGCATACCATCTATGGCATCACCATGGAAGATGAAGGCATCTCAAAGGTCGTATCTGTCCGACTATAA